The Thermoflavifilum sp. genome contains a region encoding:
- a CDS encoding VCBS repeat-containing protein: MNQRLWVACLLAGMAWSLGCRHAHPTLFRLLPASRTGIDFNNQIQENDSINPIDLEFLYNGGGVAVGDFNRDGLPDLYFTGSLTGNRLYLNKGNLHFQDVTDEAGVRGMGRWCNGATVVDINNDGWPDIYVCATISKDPDKRRNMLFINQGLDKNGVPVFKEEAHAYGLDDTGHSVMAAFFDYDHDGDLDMYLVETTPAGRNNSAFYGPLDQFRNTNSDKLFRNDWNDSLHHPVFTDVSAQAGIHDDGYGLSVDIADFNNDGWPDIYVDNDFLTNDLLYINNHDGTFTNAIKQYFRHTAQSAMGSDVGDINNDGLPDLVSVDMAAADNERKKKNMPAENYLNFLNMIAYGYVMQFGRNVLQINQGPTVGEGDSVHHPVFSDVAYLAGVAETDWSWTPSLADFNNDGRLDLIVTNGYPKDVTDHDFITYQQMATNLVSKQDILSHIPSIRIPNYAFENMGNLHFKDVTREWGMDIPSFSNGGVYVDLDNDGDLDYVVNNINQPAFVFENTLNDAHHIRAHFLRVRLIGDSLNRDAIGTTLWLYAGGQMQMRYHQPVRGYLSSVDPIEHFGLGKNTVVDSLVVLWPDGAYQKLTHIQADRLLTLNIHDAHYPRMGMPFDALPDHTLAKDTQALHVWYHHPVVDATALFTQITTRANIHYVNHDPDFNDFFLQKLLPHKLSQYGPGLAVGDIDGNGLEDLLLGGSTGLTPTVLLQTRPGHFEQDDFLHFTQAYNRQSETRGLLLLDVDGDGKPDLYLASGSVEQPAGSSAYQDQFYRNLGHGRFQLDTAAIPANTTSKSCVIAADFNRDGKPDLFVGGRVEPGRWPEPVSSYIFENESTPGHPRFRDVTDRVAPMLKHIGMVSAAIWTDFNNDGWPDLILVGEWMPITFLENDHGRFRDVTAQTGLQHELGWWNSIVAGDFNNDGRMDYIVGNLGENAYYRASHAFPMHVYAGDFDGNGTYDAIPTMYLPDSTGKKKEYPTEGRDDLIRQIPGLRRKFPSYRGFGLATIRDILTPDQLKKALVLEANQFHSVYLENMGNGRFAMHPLPVEAQVAPVYGMVAGDFNGDGNLDLALCGNDYGPDPNTGRYDALNGLVLLGDGKGHFRSLTMLQSGFYVPGDAKAMTWIDLGQGRPGLAVTQNNGPLLLFQPRLPFRLVPLKPDEFAAIEYLKNGRSRRAEVFWQGAFLSASPHALLVDSMVNRIDMLNIRGQTRTLTAPFR, from the coding sequence ATGAACCAGCGGCTATGGGTGGCCTGCTTGCTGGCAGGCATGGCCTGGAGTTTAGGTTGCAGACATGCACATCCTACCTTGTTTCGCCTTCTTCCGGCTTCACGAACAGGCATTGATTTCAACAACCAGATTCAGGAAAACGATTCCATCAATCCCATCGACCTGGAGTTTCTTTACAACGGCGGTGGGGTGGCCGTAGGCGATTTTAATCGGGATGGCTTGCCCGATCTGTATTTCACCGGCAGCCTCACGGGCAACCGGCTGTACCTGAATAAAGGGAACCTGCATTTTCAGGATGTGACCGATGAGGCCGGCGTGCGGGGCATGGGCCGCTGGTGCAACGGAGCCACGGTGGTGGATATCAACAACGACGGCTGGCCCGATATTTACGTATGTGCCACCATCAGCAAAGACCCCGATAAGCGTCGCAACATGCTGTTCATTAATCAGGGTCTCGATAAAAACGGGGTTCCCGTCTTCAAGGAAGAAGCCCATGCTTATGGGCTCGACGATACGGGTCATTCTGTGATGGCGGCTTTTTTTGATTATGATCACGACGGGGATTTAGACATGTACCTGGTGGAAACCACGCCCGCCGGGCGAAACAACAGCGCCTTTTACGGACCCCTGGACCAATTCAGGAATACCAATTCCGATAAACTTTTCCGCAACGACTGGAACGACTCCCTGCATCATCCCGTATTTACCGATGTATCGGCACAGGCCGGCATTCATGACGACGGCTATGGCCTCTCCGTAGATATCGCCGATTTCAACAACGACGGCTGGCCCGATATCTATGTAGATAACGATTTCCTCACCAACGACCTGCTGTATATCAACAACCACGATGGCACCTTTACGAATGCCATCAAACAATATTTCCGTCATACCGCCCAGTCGGCCATGGGCAGTGATGTGGGCGATATCAACAACGACGGGCTGCCCGACCTGGTGAGCGTGGATATGGCCGCTGCCGATAATGAACGGAAGAAAAAAAATATGCCGGCCGAAAACTACCTGAACTTCCTGAACATGATTGCTTATGGCTATGTGATGCAATTCGGCCGCAATGTGTTGCAGATCAACCAGGGCCCTACCGTGGGTGAAGGCGACAGCGTGCATCATCCCGTATTCAGCGATGTGGCCTACCTGGCCGGCGTGGCCGAAACCGACTGGAGCTGGACGCCCAGCCTGGCCGATTTTAACAACGACGGCCGACTCGACCTCATCGTCACCAACGGCTACCCGAAGGATGTGACCGATCATGATTTCATCACCTATCAGCAAATGGCCACCAACCTGGTGTCGAAACAGGATATCCTGAGCCATATTCCCAGCATCCGGATACCCAACTATGCCTTTGAAAACATGGGCAACCTGCACTTCAAAGATGTGACGCGCGAATGGGGAATGGATATCCCATCGTTTTCCAATGGAGGTGTGTATGTGGACCTGGATAATGATGGGGACCTGGATTATGTGGTGAACAATATCAACCAGCCAGCCTTTGTATTTGAAAACACCCTCAACGATGCGCATCATATCCGGGCTCATTTTCTCCGGGTGAGATTGATAGGCGATTCGCTGAACCGCGATGCCATAGGCACCACGCTATGGCTGTATGCCGGCGGGCAGATGCAGATGCGCTATCACCAGCCGGTGCGGGGCTATCTGTCGAGTGTCGATCCCATCGAACATTTTGGATTGGGAAAAAACACCGTGGTCGATTCGCTGGTGGTGCTCTGGCCCGATGGAGCATACCAGAAGCTTACCCATATTCAGGCCGACCGGCTATTGACCCTGAACATCCACGATGCCCATTATCCGCGGATGGGCATGCCTTTCGACGCCTTACCCGATCATACGCTGGCAAAAGACACCCAGGCCCTGCATGTGTGGTACCATCATCCCGTTGTGGATGCCACGGCCCTGTTTACGCAGATCACCACCCGGGCAAACATTCATTATGTGAACCATGATCCTGATTTTAATGACTTTTTCCTGCAGAAACTGCTTCCCCACAAGCTTTCTCAATATGGCCCCGGCCTTGCCGTGGGCGATATCGACGGGAATGGGCTGGAAGACCTGTTGCTGGGAGGCTCAACCGGCCTAACGCCTACGGTGCTGCTGCAAACCCGGCCCGGCCATTTTGAGCAAGACGATTTTCTCCATTTTACGCAGGCATACAATCGCCAGTCGGAAACCCGCGGCTTATTGCTACTGGATGTGGATGGCGACGGCAAGCCCGACCTCTATCTGGCTTCCGGCAGTGTGGAACAGCCGGCCGGCTCATCGGCCTATCAGGATCAGTTTTATCGCAACCTGGGGCATGGCCGGTTTCAGCTCGACACGGCAGCGATTCCTGCGAACACCACCAGCAAGTCGTGTGTCATCGCCGCCGATTTTAATCGCGACGGTAAGCCCGATTTGTTTGTTGGCGGTCGTGTGGAGCCGGGTCGCTGGCCCGAGCCTGTGTCGAGTTATATTTTTGAAAACGAAAGTACGCCGGGGCATCCCCGCTTCCGGGACGTCACCGATCGGGTGGCCCCCATGCTGAAGCATATCGGCATGGTGAGTGCCGCTATCTGGACGGATTTCAATAACGACGGCTGGCCCGACCTGATCCTGGTAGGCGAATGGATGCCCATCACTTTCCTGGAAAACGATCATGGTCGTTTCCGCGACGTGACGGCACAAACCGGTCTGCAGCATGAGCTGGGCTGGTGGAACAGCATTGTGGCGGGCGACTTCAACAACGACGGGCGCATGGATTATATCGTGGGTAATCTGGGCGAAAACGCCTATTATCGGGCCAGCCATGCGTTCCCCATGCATGTATATGCGGGCGATTTTGATGGGAACGGCACCTACGATGCCATACCCACGATGTATTTGCCCGATTCCACCGGCAAGAAAAAAGAATATCCCACGGAAGGCCGGGATGATCTCATCCGGCAAATTCCGGGATTAAGGCGGAAATTTCCTTCCTATCGAGGGTTTGGCCTTGCGACCATTCGCGATATCCTCACGCCCGACCAGCTGAAAAAAGCTCTGGTGCTGGAAGCCAACCAGTTTCATTCGGTTTACCTTGAAAACATGGGTAATGGCCGCTTTGCGATGCATCCCCTGCCCGTAGAGGCACAGGTGGCGCCTGTTTATGGCATGGTGGCCGGCGATTTTAATGGCGATGGAAACCTGGACCTGGCCCTCTGTGGCAATGACTATGGTCCGGATCCGAATACCGGTCGTTACGATGCCCTGAATGGACTGGTATTGCTGGGTGATGGAAAGGGCCATTTCCGTTCGTTAACCATGCTGCAGAGTGGGTTTTATGTGCCCGGCGATGCTAAGGCCATGACCTGGATTGATCTGGGACAGGGCCGGCCGGGACTGGCTGTGACCCAGAATAATGGTCCGTTGCTCTTATTCCAGCCGCGGTTGCCTTTCCGGCTCGTTCCCCTGAAGCCCGATGAGTTTGCGGCGATCGAATACCTGAAAAATGGCCGGTCGCGCCGGGCGGAGGTATTCTGGCAGGGGGCTTTTCTCTCGGCCTCTCCCCATGCCCTGCTGGTGGATAGCATGGTAAACCGGATCGATATGTTGAATATCCGGGGTCAGACACGCACGCTGACGGCGCCTTTCCGATGA
- a CDS encoding MMPL family transporter, with translation MSWQRLASWILKKRFILLTLLGVLTCIMAYFAAHVQLSYDFIKSIPLNNPKYKQYLAFKKTFGEDGNLMVIGYQTDHFFDASFFHDYQQLVKHIQQVPYVEDVLSIPTALNLKKVDSPRRLQPVLIFPSDSLSQPVLDSLKKVFLSLPFYRGLLYNPETHSYLMAVHINKDILNTSGRTRVIDAIQQLADGFGQKHHLVCYLSGIPYIRTVITNKLSRELRIFLISSVVLTALILLLFFRSVSAVWMSMTVVLIGVVWSLATIVLLGYKLTILTGLIPPLIVVIGIPNCVYFLNKYHSEYARHQNKVKALVRMVQRMGIVTLFTNLTAAIGFGVFFFTQSAVLKEFGVVAGLNILWLFVISLIFLPAILSYLPEPREKQVNYLESPLLNWLLKRLEILVFHYRPVVYVGTVLVLVFAVMGMSRLNSVGYILDDVPHRDRLYTDLKFFERNFKGVMPLEILINTHHPNGALSLDLMNRIDAFSHYIASQPDFARPMSYVEGIKFARQAYYGGDSLSYALPNQFDLVFLAPYLQLGQSTAPSGNGFERLLHAFVDSSKQIVRLSINIKDVGTRRLPVLLNQLQQKADSLFPSSRYTLTYTGTSVVFLEGSRYIINGLTDSILLAFILILACMFYLFRSWQVVAIAFVPNIIPLVFTAGVMGWLGVPLKPSTVLVFSVALGIAIDVTIRFLVNFKQEMQLVRYQMSEAVKRTIHDTGISIVYTGLILFAGFMIFGFSAFGGTQALGLLTSLTLILAMISNLTILPAMLLWLEKSLKRKARRHQLWPAVDEEKDLSLEELGLSDEHHGSPSSAVEKHPHTKN, from the coding sequence ATGAGCTGGCAAAGATTAGCAAGCTGGATATTGAAAAAAAGATTTATTCTCCTTACCCTGTTAGGCGTTCTCACATGCATCATGGCTTATTTTGCCGCTCATGTGCAACTCTCCTATGATTTCATTAAGTCTATTCCGCTGAATAATCCCAAGTACAAGCAATACCTCGCTTTCAAAAAAACTTTCGGTGAAGATGGCAACCTGATGGTTATCGGCTACCAGACCGACCATTTTTTTGATGCTTCATTTTTTCACGATTATCAACAGCTTGTCAAGCACATCCAACAGGTGCCCTATGTGGAAGATGTGCTGAGCATCCCCACAGCACTGAATTTAAAGAAAGTGGATAGCCCGAGGCGCCTACAACCCGTGCTCATCTTTCCCTCCGATTCTCTAAGCCAGCCTGTATTGGATAGTTTGAAAAAAGTATTCCTTTCATTGCCATTTTACAGAGGACTGCTATACAATCCTGAGACGCATAGTTATCTGATGGCGGTGCATATCAACAAAGATATTCTCAACACATCCGGGCGGACCCGGGTCATTGATGCCATCCAGCAACTGGCCGACGGATTCGGGCAAAAGCATCATCTCGTCTGTTACCTGAGCGGCATACCGTATATCCGCACCGTTATCACCAATAAGCTATCCCGGGAACTGCGTATTTTTTTGATTAGCTCGGTGGTGCTTACCGCCTTGATTTTGCTGTTGTTTTTCCGCTCCGTTTCAGCGGTATGGATGTCGATGACGGTGGTACTCATCGGCGTCGTCTGGTCGCTGGCAACCATTGTATTGCTGGGCTATAAACTCACCATTCTTACGGGATTAATACCCCCGCTTATCGTCGTGATCGGCATCCCGAACTGTGTATATTTTTTAAACAAGTACCACAGCGAATATGCCCGTCATCAAAACAAAGTAAAGGCGCTGGTACGGATGGTTCAGCGTATGGGCATCGTCACACTCTTTACCAATCTCACCGCCGCCATCGGTTTCGGTGTATTTTTCTTCACGCAGAGTGCCGTGTTGAAAGAATTCGGTGTGGTTGCCGGATTGAATATCCTCTGGCTATTCGTCATTTCGCTGATATTTTTACCCGCCATCCTCAGCTATTTACCTGAACCTCGTGAAAAGCAGGTAAACTATCTGGAAAGCCCGCTGCTGAACTGGTTGCTGAAAAGGCTGGAAATCCTGGTTTTTCACTATCGGCCCGTGGTATATGTGGGCACCGTGCTGGTGCTGGTGTTTGCCGTGATGGGCATGAGCCGCCTGAATAGTGTGGGCTATATCCTGGATGATGTGCCCCATCGCGACAGATTATATACCGATTTGAAATTTTTTGAACGCAATTTTAAAGGGGTAATGCCGCTGGAAATCCTCATCAATACGCATCATCCCAATGGTGCCCTATCGCTGGATCTGATGAATCGGATTGATGCATTCAGCCATTACATTGCCTCGCAACCCGATTTTGCCCGACCCATGTCGTATGTGGAGGGAATCAAATTCGCCCGACAGGCCTACTATGGGGGTGATTCTCTGAGTTATGCACTACCCAATCAGTTCGACCTGGTATTTCTGGCCCCTTACCTGCAACTGGGGCAATCAACGGCTCCTTCCGGCAATGGTTTTGAAAGGCTTTTACACGCCTTTGTGGATAGCAGCAAGCAAATCGTGCGGTTGAGCATCAACATTAAAGATGTGGGCACGCGTCGATTGCCCGTATTGTTGAACCAGCTTCAACAGAAAGCCGACTCCCTGTTTCCTTCTTCCCGTTATACCCTGACTTATACCGGGACCTCGGTGGTTTTTCTGGAAGGCTCTCGATACATTATCAATGGCCTGACGGATAGCATTTTACTGGCTTTTATCCTGATTCTGGCCTGTATGTTTTACCTGTTTCGTTCCTGGCAGGTAGTGGCTATTGCTTTTGTACCCAATATCATTCCGCTGGTTTTCACCGCCGGTGTCATGGGCTGGCTGGGCGTGCCTTTAAAACCTTCCACCGTACTGGTATTCAGTGTAGCGCTGGGTATTGCTATCGATGTCACGATCCGGTTTCTGGTGAATTTCAAGCAGGAAATGCAACTGGTACGCTACCAGATGTCGGAGGCCGTGAAACGTACCATTCACGACACCGGCATCAGTATCGTTTACACCGGCTTGATATTGTTTGCTGGATTTATGATTTTTGGGTTTTCTGCATTCGGTGGTACGCAGGCGCTGGGGTTGTTGACTTCACTCACCCTGATTCTGGCCATGATCAGCAACCTCACCATATTGCCCGCCATGCTGCTCTGGCTGGAAAAATCCCTGAAACGAAAAGCGCGACGCCATCAGCTATGGCCTGCGGTGGATGAAGAAAAAGATCTTTCCCTGGAAGAACTGGGCCTTTCAGATGAGCATCACGGCTCCCCATCCTCCGCAGTTGAAAAACATCCGCATACGAAAAACTAA
- the recO gene encoding DNA repair protein RecO, with product MLQKTRGIVLRAVKYGETSLVVTIFTEEFGIQSYLVNGVRSTRSARIKAASFQPGMMLDMVVYHHARKSLQRIAEVQYGYLYQRIPFDPVRTAIMLYIVELLLRVLQHPQAFKDLYAFSEQQLRWLDRTDAGIANLPLFFTLRVAALLGIGLPRGFSAAMPYLDLREGIFLSHVPAHPDYLDAAASEITDRLLSCQTAEDAATLRLQQTERRKLLLHYQDYLRWHIPGFTALQVLPTLFQLFDTSDS from the coding sequence GTGCTTCAGAAAACACGAGGTATTGTGCTGCGCGCCGTAAAATACGGTGAAACCAGCCTGGTGGTGACCATTTTCACGGAAGAGTTTGGCATACAGAGTTATCTGGTAAATGGTGTACGCAGCACGCGTTCGGCCAGGATAAAAGCCGCCAGCTTCCAGCCCGGCATGATGCTCGACATGGTGGTTTATCATCATGCGCGCAAAAGCCTGCAGCGAATAGCCGAAGTACAATATGGTTATCTGTATCAGCGCATACCGTTTGATCCGGTACGAACTGCCATCATGCTCTATATCGTAGAACTGTTGCTGCGTGTGCTTCAGCATCCGCAGGCGTTTAAAGACCTGTATGCTTTTAGCGAACAACAATTGCGCTGGCTGGATCGTACGGATGCAGGTATCGCCAATTTGCCCTTATTTTTCACCCTGCGTGTGGCCGCATTACTGGGCATAGGCCTGCCGCGGGGTTTTAGTGCTGCCATGCCTTATCTGGATCTCAGAGAAGGAATATTTCTGTCGCATGTTCCAGCCCATCCGGATTATCTCGATGCCGCCGCCAGTGAAATTACCGATCGACTCTTATCCTGTCAAACAGCCGAAGATGCAGCAACCCTCAGGCTGCAACAAACCGAGCGGCGAAAATTATTATTGCATTATCAGGATTACCTGCGATGGCATATTCCGGGATTTACTGCATTGCAGGTGTTGCCCACGTTGTTTCAATTGTTTGATACTTCAGACAGCTGA
- the gatB gene encoding Asp-tRNA(Asn)/Glu-tRNA(Gln) amidotransferase subunit GatB: MLSMEWEAVIGLELHVQLLTASKLFSADPAHFTTEPNTHISAISLAHPGTLPRLNRKAIEQAVKLGLACHAQITRINYFDRKNYFYPDLPRGYQITQHHTPICRGGYLTFYLENNAQFISKQIRIHHMHLEEDAGKLLHSARCSWVDFNRAGVPLLEIVTEPELHSPEEAAACLTALRRLVRYLGVSDGNMEEGSLRCDVNVSVRPAGARTLGTKVEIKNLNSIRFVRRALEYEIHRQINELKQGIPVTQHTRGYDEQNNLTYPQRQKEMAHDYRYFPEPDLVPFVISDEMLEAIRQQMPPLQESLMDHYQHQLGLGFSEAWQLTETPAIVQFFTDTLHLLSPQAARTVANWLLGPIRAYVHSHHLPEPVGKLTPAQMAELIQLIEHGTISFTAAAQQLLPTLLEGSSASPAQLITRLGLHERPDTREIEACVDEILLSMPDKIKQYRSGKKGLLSFFVGEVMKKTRGKANPQLIHELIRERLK; the protein is encoded by the coding sequence ATGCTTTCGATGGAGTGGGAAGCCGTGATAGGACTGGAGTTGCACGTGCAACTGCTCACCGCAAGTAAATTGTTCAGTGCCGACCCTGCACATTTCACCACCGAACCGAATACCCATATCAGTGCCATCAGCCTGGCACATCCCGGTACCCTGCCGCGCCTGAATCGCAAAGCTATTGAGCAGGCGGTGAAACTGGGATTAGCCTGCCATGCACAGATTACCCGGATCAATTATTTCGACCGGAAAAACTATTTCTACCCTGATCTACCCCGGGGTTACCAGATTACCCAGCATCATACCCCCATCTGCAGGGGAGGATATCTGACTTTCTATTTGGAAAATAACGCCCAATTCATCAGCAAGCAAATCCGTATCCACCACATGCATCTGGAAGAAGATGCAGGAAAATTGTTGCATTCAGCCCGGTGTTCATGGGTAGATTTTAACCGTGCGGGGGTGCCCCTCCTGGAAATTGTTACTGAGCCCGAACTGCATTCCCCTGAAGAAGCCGCAGCCTGTCTCACGGCCCTCAGGAGGCTGGTGAGGTATTTAGGAGTAAGCGATGGCAATATGGAAGAAGGGAGCCTGCGTTGCGACGTGAACGTCTCGGTGCGACCGGCCGGAGCGCGCACGCTGGGCACCAAGGTGGAAATCAAGAACTTGAATTCCATTCGTTTTGTACGCCGGGCACTGGAATATGAGATCCATCGACAGATCAACGAGCTCAAACAGGGCATACCTGTAACACAACATACCCGGGGCTACGATGAACAAAACAACCTCACCTATCCTCAGCGGCAGAAGGAAATGGCCCATGACTATCGCTATTTCCCCGAACCCGATCTCGTTCCATTCGTGATCAGCGATGAGATGCTCGAAGCTATCCGACAACAGATGCCCCCCCTTCAGGAATCCCTTATGGATCACTATCAGCATCAGTTAGGACTGGGTTTCTCCGAGGCATGGCAACTCACCGAAACCCCTGCCATCGTGCAATTTTTCACCGATACACTGCACCTGCTCTCCCCTCAGGCAGCCAGAACCGTAGCCAACTGGCTCCTGGGACCCATTCGGGCATACGTGCACAGCCATCATCTCCCGGAACCAGTCGGTAAGCTCACGCCCGCTCAAATGGCCGAACTCATCCAGCTCATCGAACACGGAACCATCAGCTTCACCGCAGCAGCCCAGCAATTGCTTCCTACCCTCCTGGAAGGAAGCTCAGCCAGTCCTGCCCAGCTTATCACCCGACTCGGACTGCATGAACGGCCCGATACCCGGGAAATAGAAGCCTGTGTGGATGAAATCCTCCTATCCATGCCCGATAAAATCAAACAATACCGTTCTGGTAAAAAGGGATTATTGAGCTTTTTTGTTGGGGAAGTCATGAAAAAAACCCGCGGGAAAGCTAACCCTCAACTCATTCATGAACTCATCAGGGAAAGACTAAAATAA
- a CDS encoding LUD domain-containing protein, which yields MKISPAKENILKRIRNALSQPVPLPFPQSEGNSPVFAPPPENLDVHFAETFVKLNGKFVYCEDVQTFGKQFFTLCHQQGWKQVLCRETHLLTWLSPDTLPHASSMATISIAPDMALDQIEVALTGCECLVARTASVVLSAGQPSGRMPSVFAPVHVVVAFADQLVWDIRDALQLMKEKYGESWPSMCTLHTGPSRTSDIEKTLVMGAHGPREMYVFLIDQPLPH from the coding sequence ATGAAAATCTCTCCAGCAAAAGAGAACATCCTGAAGCGGATCCGCAATGCCCTGAGCCAGCCGGTACCCCTCCCCTTCCCGCAGTCGGAAGGTAATAGCCCGGTGTTTGCACCTCCACCCGAAAACCTGGACGTGCATTTTGCTGAAACCTTTGTGAAGCTCAACGGCAAATTTGTGTATTGTGAAGATGTGCAGACATTTGGTAAGCAATTTTTTACCCTTTGCCATCAACAGGGCTGGAAACAGGTATTGTGCAGGGAAACCCATTTACTTACATGGCTTTCTCCGGACACACTACCGCATGCCTCTTCCATGGCCACCATTTCTATAGCACCCGACATGGCACTCGACCAGATTGAGGTGGCGCTCACCGGTTGTGAATGCCTGGTTGCGCGTACGGCATCGGTTGTCCTCAGCGCCGGTCAGCCATCCGGCCGCATGCCCTCGGTATTTGCTCCCGTGCACGTGGTGGTTGCTTTCGCCGATCAACTGGTCTGGGACATCCGCGATGCCCTGCAGCTCATGAAGGAAAAATATGGCGAATCCTGGCCCTCGATGTGCACTTTGCACACGGGCCCAAGCCGTACCTCCGACATTGAAAAGACCCTGGTGATGGGCGCTCATGGACCCAGGGAAATGTATGTGTTTCTCATCGACCAGCCGCTTCCTCACTAA
- a CDS encoding TlpA disulfide reductase family protein: protein MMQNSVFTWFRSRWISLMLGLGLLAACHQHPAPKTYTLTLQLSHLPSQGMIYLDALEINDVKTIDTFSLSTATSYPTFTGTIPEEGLYRLRFPDNQLLFLVISGGHITIMGDYHQLSEVHISGSEASSTLQAFLHHVYEENQWLSHAQRAYDSLRKAGSWPDSVLAEKSTSISQRQQALENYILHFADTTASPACAVFALSMLQNQNELLDAKSVVDRLLTRFPHHRLVKDLVAAYQLVTAQAQGAPLSIGSTAPDISLPDTAGHILSLHNFRGKYVLVDFWASWCAPCRQENPYVVAAYQQFKNKNFTVFSVSLDSKKDNWLKAIREDHLDWNHVSDLKGWNSSAADLYHVEAIPANFLLDPQGKIIAENLIGPALEDTLKKILQ from the coding sequence ATGATGCAGAATTCCGTTTTTACCTGGTTTAGAAGTCGATGGATATCCTTGATGCTGGGCCTGGGTTTGCTGGCTGCCTGTCATCAACATCCCGCTCCGAAAACATATACCCTCACCCTTCAACTCAGCCATCTTCCCAGCCAGGGAATGATTTATTTAGACGCTCTGGAAATCAACGATGTAAAGACGATCGACACCTTCAGCCTTTCTACGGCTACCTCCTATCCAACCTTCACCGGAACGATACCTGAAGAAGGGCTTTACCGGCTGCGTTTCCCCGATAACCAGCTTCTATTCCTGGTCATATCGGGTGGTCATATTACCATTATGGGGGATTATCATCAGCTCAGCGAGGTCCATATTTCGGGATCAGAGGCGTCATCAACCCTTCAGGCGTTTTTACATCATGTATATGAGGAAAACCAATGGTTGAGCCATGCGCAACGGGCTTATGATAGCCTGAGAAAAGCAGGTTCATGGCCCGATAGTGTGCTTGCTGAAAAATCAACATCTATTTCGCAACGCCAGCAAGCACTCGAAAACTATATCCTCCACTTTGCAGATACAACTGCCAGTCCGGCCTGTGCCGTCTTCGCCCTGAGCATGCTGCAAAACCAGAACGAATTGCTGGATGCCAAATCCGTTGTGGATCGACTGCTTACCCGGTTTCCACATCATCGGCTGGTGAAAGACCTGGTGGCGGCTTATCAGCTGGTAACGGCACAAGCTCAGGGTGCTCCTCTATCCATAGGTTCCACCGCACCGGATATCAGTCTGCCCGACACCGCCGGACATATCCTTTCGCTGCATAACTTCCGCGGAAAATATGTACTGGTCGACTTCTGGGCTTCGTGGTGCGCGCCCTGCCGTCAGGAAAATCCCTACGTCGTGGCCGCTTATCAGCAATTCAAGAATAAAAATTTCACGGTGTTCAGCGTGTCGCTCGACAGCAAAAAAGATAACTGGCTGAAAGCCATTCGAGAAGATCACCTCGACTGGAATCATGTCAGTGATTTGAAGGGCTGGAATTCATCGGCTGCCGATCTATATCATGTGGAAGCCATTCCGGCGAATTTCCTGCTCGACCCACAGGGGAAAATCATTGCCGAAAACCTCATCGGCCCGGCGCTGGAAGATACCCTGAAGAAGATTTTGCAGTAA
- a CDS encoding UDP-2,3-diacylglucosamine diphosphatase gives MPTQACHAVELTIALPENQKIYFASDFHLGAGGKQASLQREKLIVQWLEEISVDAAHIFLLGDLFDFWFEYKSVIPKGYTRLLGKLAELSDRGIPVSVFIGNHDMWMNGYFEEEFHIPVYDKPLILHCQGKTFFLGHGDGLGPGDKGYKMLKRVFRNPFCRKLFATLHPSWGIAIANFFSRQSRAATTAETFLGEDREWLVQYCKQRLTEQHIDYFIFGHRHLALDIALPGGSRYINLGDWLRFYSYASFDARDGLQLCYYSAHVPVKTLPLDG, from the coding sequence TTGCCGACCCAAGCCTGTCATGCCGTGGAGCTGACCATCGCATTGCCCGAAAATCAAAAAATTTACTTTGCTTCCGATTTCCACTTGGGTGCTGGTGGAAAACAGGCAAGCCTGCAAAGAGAAAAGCTCATTGTACAATGGCTGGAAGAAATATCCGTCGATGCAGCCCATATTTTTCTGCTGGGCGATTTATTCGATTTCTGGTTTGAATACAAATCGGTCATCCCCAAAGGTTACACCCGCCTGTTAGGAAAACTCGCCGAGCTTTCAGACCGGGGCATTCCGGTGTCTGTGTTTATCGGCAATCACGACATGTGGATGAATGGCTATTTTGAAGAAGAATTTCATATTCCGGTATACGATAAGCCCCTGATCTTGCATTGCCAGGGAAAAACTTTTTTCTTAGGTCATGGAGATGGCCTCGGACCGGGCGACAAAGGATATAAAATGCTGAAACGGGTGTTCCGCAATCCATTTTGCAGAAAGCTCTTCGCCACCCTGCATCCCTCGTGGGGAATAGCCATTGCTAACTTTTTCAGCAGGCAGAGCCGGGCGGCTACTACTGCCGAAACCTTTCTGGGAGAAGATCGCGAGTGGTTAGTACAATATTGTAAGCAGCGACTAACCGAGCAACATATCGATTATTTCATCTTTGGCCATCGCCATCTTGCACTGGATATCGCCCTGCCAGGAGGCAGCCGGTACATTAATCTGGGCGACTGGCTCCGGTTTTATTCTTACGCCAGTTTTGATGCCAGAGATGGACTGCAATTGTGCTACTATTCCGCTCATGTCCCGGTAAAAACTTTGCCCCTGGATGGTTAA